A segment of the Lactobacillus sp. ESL0700 genome:
CCCAATTAATTAAGCATATCCAAACAGAATTTAAAATTACGGTTTTGCTAATTGAACATGATATGTCGCTAGTGATGAATTTGGCGCAGCGAATTTATGTTTTGGACCAAGGGCAGATTTTGGCAACTGGGACACCAGAAGAAATTAAGGCTAATCCAAAGGTAATCGAGGCCTACTTGGGAGAAGGTGACGAGTAATGGCAATGCTAGAAGTGAAAAATTTAGTGGTTAATTACGGCGTCATTCAAGCGGTCAAAGGCGTCAGCTTTAAAATTGAAAAGGGTGAAATTGTAACCTTAATTGGTGCCAATGGTGCTGGTAAATCAACCATTGTTAAAACAATTTCTGGTCTGTTAAAACCCAAGGATGGTGAAATTATTTACCAAGGTGCGGCGATTGAACACCAGAAGGCACCACAAATTGTGGCCGCTGGAATTTCACAGGTTGCCGAAGGTCGACATATTTTTGCAGGAATGACAGTCATGGAAAATTTGCAAATGGGTGCTTTTTTAGCCCGTGACAGGTCGCAAACAAAGCAGAGTTACGATGAGGTGTTTGCTCGTTTTCCTATTTTAAAGAAACGAAAAA
Coding sequences within it:
- a CDS encoding ABC transporter ATP-binding protein, which translates into the protein MLEVKNLVVNYGVIQAVKGVSFKIEKGEIVTLIGANGAGKSTIVKTISGLLKPKDGEIIYQGAAIEHQKAPQIVAAGISQVAEGRHIFAGMTVMENLQMGAFLARDRSQTKQSYDEVFARFPILKKRKNQDAATLSGGEQQMLAMGRALMARPKLLLLDEPSMGLSPLFIQEIFTIIKELNQRGTTILLIEQNAKQALAIANRGYVLATGNVQLSGTGAELLANPDVQRVYFGG